A stretch of Suncus etruscus isolate mSunEtr1 chromosome 9, mSunEtr1.pri.cur, whole genome shotgun sequence DNA encodes these proteins:
- the ACTL10 gene encoding actin-like protein 10, which yields MLKIWLLLRDVPREQARCMEDEAGVMVKASLTVASQCAPSLHSQSCFNPCSSYTISPCNQLPVAEAEIGLLYDEHDPKESANKRLLQGMKIATSQDLGSDLASGLPLSGSGATRPKSIDLSSPERRGQRAEPRGGGKDGKGTLTPMPRGQSPEQQRSLKVASVQGHRLDRRLSSLGRIAVVVDQGSGFVKAGFAGEARPRLVLKSSSLVPTGLRGCKLADGTVRAHPIKHGVVVDWEALEGLWERLLVGGLQVCPEQWPVLVSYSPTSPPSARERVAELLFEALAVPACHMASTALLALCSTGALSGLAVEAGAGVCHATPVYAGHSWLEATYRMDVAGSTLSRYLRELLVAACPDLRWQDLSRKAITRLKKRFCYVSQDFERDLRNPACQHPASFYLASGYRVCLSSERFRCPEPIFQPGLLGQNGPGLPTLAFQALQKVPPTLRRRLANTVVLAGGSTLFPGFTERLHKELEARCQQHGDRTLQPHLVADPGRGTAVWTGGSMMASLHSFQCYWMTRAMYQEYGSRLVYEVFN from the exons ATGCTTAAGATCTGGCTGCTGTTGCGGGACGTGCCACGAGAGCAGGCACGCTGCATGGAGGACGAGGCTGGAGTCATG GTTAAAGCCTCTCTCACAGTGGCTAGTCAGTGTGCCCCATCCCTGCACAGCCAGTCCTGCTTCAACCCTTGCTCCTCCTACACTATCAGCCCCTGTAACCAGCTCCCTGTTGCCGAAGCAGAAATAGGTCTTCTCTATGATGAGCATGATCCTAAAGAGAGTGCGAACAAGCGGCTGCTCCAGGGCATGAAGATCGCTA CTTCTCAAGATCTAGGATCTGACCTAGCTTCAGGCCTACCTCTGTCTGGGAGTGGAGCCACACGGCCAAAGAGCATCGACCTGTCCAGTCCGGAGAGGAGGGGCCAGCGAGCTGAGCCCAGAGGAGGAGGCAAGGATGGAAAGGGAACACTGACTCCCATGCCAAGA GGACAGAGCCCAGAGCAGCAGCGGAGCCTGAAGGTGGCATCTGTGCAGGGGCACCGCCTGGACCGCCGGTTGTCTTCCCTGGGTCGCATCGCGGTGGTGGTGGACCAAGGATCTGGCTTCGTCAAGGCGGGCTTCGCGGGTGAGGCACGACCACGCCTGGTGCTCAAAAGTTCCAGCTTGGTGCCCACGGGCCTGCGGGGCTGCAAGCTGGCCGATGGCACGGTGCGGGCGCACCCAATCAAGCACGGCGTGGTGGTGGACTGGGAAGCCCTGGAGGGCTTGTGGGAGCGCCTGTTGGTGGGCGGCCTGCAGGTGTGCCCGGAACAGTGGCCCGTGTTAGTGAGCTACTCACCGACATCGCCACCTTCTGCCCGCGAGCGGGTAGCCGAGCTGCTATTCGAGGCCCTGGCAGTGCCTGCCTGCCACATGGCCAGCACCGCCTTGCTGGCACTCTGCTCCACCGGCGCGCTCTCGGGGCTGGCAGTAGAGGCCGGTGCCGGCGTGTGCCATGCCACCCCGGTCTATGCgggccactcctggcttgaagCCACCTACCGCATGGACGTGGCCGGTAGCACCCTGTCACGCTACCTGCGGGAACTGCTGGTGGCGGCCTGTCCTGATCTGCGGTGGCAGGACCTGTCCCGCAAGGCCATCACACGGCTCAAGAAACGCTTCTGCTATGTCTCCCAAGACTTCGAGCGTGACCTCCGGAATCCTGCCTGCCAGCACCCGGCCAGCTTCTACCTGGCCAGCGGGTACAGGGTCTGCCTCAGCAGCGAACGCTTCCGCTGCCCGGAGCCCATCTTCCAGCCGGGTCTGCTGGGACAGAATGGGCCAGGATTGCCCACACTGGCTTTCCAGGCACTGCAGAAGGTGCCCCCCACGCTGCGGAGGCGCCTGGCCAACACCGTGGTGCTGGCCGGAGGCTCCACACTCTTCCCTGGCTTCACTGAGCGTCTGCATAAAGAGCTGGAGGCCCGGTGCCAGCAGCATGGTGACCGAACACTgcaaccacacctggtggctgaCCCTGGGCGAGGCACGGCCGTGTGGACAGGCGGCTCCATGATGGCCTCGCTGCACTCCTTCCAATGCTACTGGATGACCCGGGCCATGTACCAGGAGTACGGCTCCAGGCTGGTGTACGAAGTATTCAATTGA